In Corylus avellana chromosome ca2, CavTom2PMs-1.0, the following proteins share a genomic window:
- the LOC132169267 gene encoding protein SUPPRESSOR OF FRI 4-like, producing MHPSNTDDEPGHHIDGRTQCFNQDCPGYAQISYEIPLDWTFVNPDGKNYSENLRISKLQFCNASASSCLANSTSSPALPYPQHPAVSVPPPPPLGYAQQPLFPVPNARPPLQSPASSALQPSQITPPGLPVSTPSAPVSQPLFPVIVNNNIPTQSSPFSAPVLSTSIMSSSPAELKGSIDPHSGANALVTSNYQAPNIPGGPLSNSHSYASGPNTGGPSIGPPPVIANKAPATQPATNEVYLVWDDEAMSMEERRMSLTKYQVHDETSQVSYTTSLIYGDGFASNPMGRLYFSCFQIQFFTLSFLFGEVFSV from the exons ATGCATCCTTCAAATACAGATGATGAACCTGGACATCAT ATTGATGGAAGAACACAATGTTTTAATCAAGATTGTCCCGGATATGCACAAATCAGTTATGAGATACCTCTAGATTGGACCTTCGTTAATCCAGATGGAAAAAACTATTCCGAAAATTTGCGAATCAGTAAG TTACAGTTCTGCAATGCCAGTGCCTCCAGCTGCTTGGCCAATTCCACCTCGTCCCCAGCCCTG ccctacccACAACATCCAGCTGTTTCAGTTCCTCCTCCTCCCCCATTGGGTTATGCACAACAACCATTGTTTCCTGTGCCGAATGCGAGGCCTCCTTTGCAGTCACCGGCATCATCTGCACTACAGCCTTCACAGATAACTCCTCCAGGACTGCCCGTGTCCACCCCTTCTGCCCCTGTATCACAACCATTGTTCCCTGTTATTGTGAACAATAATATACCTACTCAAAGTTCACCTTTTTCTGCTCCTGTGCTTTCAACAAGTATTATGTCAAGCTCTCCAGCAGAACTTAAAGGCTCAATTGATCCACATTCAGGTGCTAATGCTTTGGTGACAAGTAACTACCAAGCACCTAACATTCCAG GTGGGCCGTTGAGCAATTCCCATTCTTATGCATCTGGTCCAAATACTGGTGGTCCTTCAATTGGACCACCCCCAGTAATTGCAAACAAAGCTCCTGCCACTCAGCCAGCCACTAATGAAGTCTATCTAGTTTGGGATGATGAGGCAATGTCCATG GAGGAAAGAAGAATGTCCCTAACGAAGTATCAGGTGCATGATGAAACTAGCCAGGTAAGTTATACTACCTCTTTAATATATGGAGATGGTTTCGCATCTAACCCAATGGGTAGGCTTTACTTTTCGTGTTTTCAGATTCAATTCTTTACGCTTTCTTTCCTATTTGGAGAGGTATTTTCTGTATGA
- the LOC132169265 gene encoding protein neprosin-like — MALRVDIIVFFLCFICVSNNLTEADWGLSTKEELEFKKQFLNLEKFAIKSIQIGDGDIYDCIDFYKQPGFNHPFWKNTTYEVEMKRKLFVEGRGTNANSPLNTRFKGVGCPYGTVPIRRVNKDDLGRAKMHPTNIDEEPGHHYAILRTKDDPNRKLDGIESYFRLFNPRGIIGSQYSAFRMTLSNGLDSIKTGFTGICDGPNSTKCLWTLYFDDENFVVGFWPPTLFSKLSEFANQADWGGEVYSPLDQPSPPMGTGKLPRQQDWDTIDLAHSRRIACAYENAKFLFSNPIDTELYKSDQNAYNIIDVGYDGEYWGRTILYDGPGGIKGA; from the exons ATGGCTTTAAGGGTGGACATAATAGTTTTCTTCCTTTGCTTTATCTGTGTTAGCAACAATTTAACTGAAGCGGACTGGGGATTATCTACAAAGGAAGAGTTGGAATTCAAGAAGCAATTTCTAAATCTTGAGAAGTTTGCAATTAAAAGCATTCAA ATAGGAGATGGAGACATATATGATTGTATTGATTTCTACAAACAACCTGGCTTTAATCATCCATTTTGGAAGAATACTACATATGAGGTTGAA ATGAAACGTAAGTTGTTTGTAGAAGGAAGGGGAACCAATGcgaattcaccattaaataCTAGGTTTAAAGGCGTAGGTTGTCCTTATGGAACAGTTCCGATTAGAAGAGTCAATAAAGATGACTTGGGAAGAGCCAAAATGCATCCGACGAATATTGATGAAGAACCTGGACATCAT TATGCAATACTTCGAACAAAAGATGATCCCAATAGAAAGCTTGATGGAATTGAATCTTACTTTCGCTTATTTAACCCAAGAGGAATCATTGGATCCCAGTATAGTGCATTCCGGATGACATTATCAAACGGTCTTGACAGCATAAAAACAGGTTTCACG GGAATATGTGACGGACCAAATTCAACAAAATGCCTATGGACATTGTACTTTGATGATGAGAATTTTGTAGTTGGTTTTTGGCCCCCAACATTATTTAGCAAATTAAGTGAGTTCGCAAATCAAGCTGATTGGGGAGGAGAAGTTTATAGTCCATTGGACCAACCTAGTCCTCCAATGGGCACTGGCAAACTTCCGCGTCAACAGGATTGGGACACAATAGATTTAGCTCATAGTCGGCGTATTGCATGTGCATATGAGAATgcgaaatttcttttttcaaatccaattgaTACAGAGTTGTATAAATCTGATCAAAATGCATACAATATTATAGATGTTGGATATGATGGTGAATATTGGGGACGTACGATTTTATATGATGGTCCTGGTGGAATCAAAGGAGCTTGA
- the LOC132169264 gene encoding receptor homology region, transmembrane domain- and RING domain-containing protein 1-like: MQIHIICSICFFAYAGVQANDDEENKHHHDHDDKWNDSSLWVFAAYMAILIGITLVLFLLLFLWHRFCHVDPVAAMIQRFPVFTFVPGGESGFGATECSICLTEFADGEHLRMLPCGHIYHRQCLRELVASGSMTCPDCRHNFGNNNAWEVR; this comes from the coding sequence atgcagaTTCATATTATTTGCTCCATTTGTTTCTTTGCTTACGCCGGAGTGCAAGCAAATGATGATGAGGAAAATAAGCATCATCATGATCATGACGATAAGTGGAATGATTCTAGCCTTTGGGTGTTTGCCGCTTATATGGCTATCTTGATAGGCATTACCCTAGTTCTTTTCCTACTACTCTTTTTGTGGCACCGCTTCTGCCATGTGGATCCAGTGGCTGCTATGATACAAAGGTTCCCTGTTTTCACTTTTGTTCCTGGTGGGGAATCCGGGTTTGGAGCCACAGAGTGCAGCATCTGCCTGACGGAATTTGCCGATGGGGAGCATCTCCGGATGCTGCCGTGTGGACACATATACCACCGGCAGTGTCTTAGAGAGTTGGTCGCTTCAGGGAGCATGACTTGTCCAGATTGCCGCCATAATTTTGGCAATAATAATGCATGGGAAGTCAGATAA